In Acanthopagrus latus isolate v.2019 chromosome 17, fAcaLat1.1, whole genome shotgun sequence, the following are encoded in one genomic region:
- the tbc1d31 gene encoding TBC1 domain family member 31 isoform X1: protein MEVTDIGNKEEGKVWHRKPTAGKGVLVTVVRTAQQAKAVHFLHVAFDTTGDTFLAGDHHGNIYVFDISRNRFCLVQKTGQACTALAFSLRRTTEFLVALADNTIKCFDKDTKQLVSWMRGHEGAVSSISVHSSGRYAISTSLDTAQLWDLDTFQRKRKLNIKQSVGIQRVFFLPLSNTILSCFSDDSIFAWESDTLFCKYQLPVPDRGPKISYKAFAVTRDGKSLAAGGRSNLLHLWCLDSRQLVRVIQMPTQVRTVRQLEFLPDSFDGGASQTLGVLSQDGMMRFINIHTCKLLFHMGSHDNAITTVTVSPNGRHVVAIMDNGSINVYSVQSLTQELNKPPPSQVAVVSGSDADQELSNLKVKVRSEVVQRPAKSSGRRTQVKILRPPAGSTAEDKENELPAGLNKKRLVALLKAFGEYPAKYRMFVWRSLLCLPENHASYSSLTDKGLHSAYLTLHDKYPIKSHKLQRGLQRVLSALAHWAAIFGEVEYLPLIAFPFVKLFQNNPMLCFEVVATVIVNWCQHWFEYFPNPPLNILSMAENVLAHHDKELLQHLVDCGITSQLYVWPLLETLFSEVLTRDEWLRLFDSIFSNHPSFLLMACVAYITCCREPLLLCSQKQDFEYFFHHRNNLDVAAMIKEAYRLMGSTPADIHPRTMLSDFTPLTKGQYPVFNHYPEFIVEYQSREREKIRLQEMEYLRERQEVSAMRADFVRRQAEEEACYAQQELLQKAEEQRRNILAQEEEKLTQQRAKLAAMKRELKVKEIQLLDATRSRFFKNQQDLKASQIQELEQEISRKMDLRERETAAAVQDLEVRQMELEAQRKRLEQHLLKEQVRMGQEVEKEVGMRTRTADREQGSYTDLLHSSQANMQALEESLAEACQLGLESDWQREVAERLQQVDAEQERKRERLAELHRRTLAEEERLADTVRDVAGRKWDEVMSARAQLQEQQRPLTSEDADGQRQTRPLCLTRGLPLRHSASAAVSVGTSTGGPTARLNCATSPKQAGTNMVCLNSSSPSESTSTNFSLDRGRAQLDSSERELLKEIRELRQKLAARANEGSSASSQSVHALSSVSQ, encoded by the exons ATTTTGTTTGGTGCAGAAGACGGGACAGGCATGCACTGCTCTGGCATTCAGCCTCCGCAGGACCACAGAGTTCCTTGTGGCTCTGGCTGACAACACCATCAAGTGCTTTGACAAAG ACACAAAGCAGCTGGTCAGTTGGATGCGAGGTCATGAGGGAGCAGTTTCATCCATCTCTGTCCACAGCTCTGGTCGCTACGCCATCAGCACCTCATTGGACACAGCTCAGCTCTGGGATCTGGACACCTTCCAAAGGAAGAGGAAGCTCAACATCAAACAGTCTGTTGGCATTCAGAGG gtgTTTTTCCTGCCTCTCAGTAACACCATCCTCAGCTGTTTCAGTGATGACTCCATCTTTGCTTGGGAGAGCGACACACTGTTCTGCAAATATCAGCTACCGGTCCCCGACCGCGGACCCAAAATCTCCTACAAGGCCTTCGCTGTCACACG TGATGGTAAGAGCCTTGCTGCTGGTGGGCGCTCCAACCTGCTCCACCTGTGGTGTCTGGACAGCAGACAGCTGGTCAGGGTGATTCAGATGCCCACCCAGGTCCGAACCGTGCGACAGCTGGAATTTCTGCCTGACAGCTTTGACGGAGGAGCCAGCCAG ACGCTTGGTGTACTGAGCCAGGACGGCATGATGCGCTTCATCAACATTCACACCTGCAAGCTGCTCTTCCACATGGGTTCCCATGACAACGCAATCACCACAGTGACGGTCAGCCCCAACGGCCGACATGTTGTGGCCATCATGGATAACGGCAGTATCAATGTCTACAGCGTTCAGAGTCTCACCCAGGAATTGAACAAG cctcctccctcccaaGTGGCAGTAGTATCTGGCAGTGATGCCGATCAGGAATTGTCTAACCTGAAGGTCAAAGTCAGGTCAGAGGTCGTTCAGAGACCAGCTAAGAGCTCAGGGAGGCGGACACAGGTGAAGATACTCAGACCCCCTGCTGGGTCAACAGCTGAGGATAAAGAG AATGAACTGCCTGCTGGTCTGAACAAGAAGAGACTGGTGGCTCTGCTCAAGGCTTTTGGAGAATATCCTGCTAAATACAG GATGTTTGTATGGCGGTCTTTGTTGTGTCTCCCAGAGAACCACGCGTCATACAGCAGCCTGACTGACAAAGGACTGCATTCAGCCTACCTCACTCTGCATGATAAATATCCAATCAAAAGTCACAAGCTGCAGAGGGGACTGCAGAG ggtTTTGTCTGCCTTAGCTCACTGGGCAGCCATCTTTGGGGAGGTGGAGTACCTTCCCTTGATAGCCTTCCCTTTCGTCAAGCTCTTCCAGAACAACCCAATGCTCTGCTTCGAGGTGGTGGCCACTGTCATAG tgaACTGGTGTCAGCACTGGTTTGAGTACTTCCCCAACCCTCCTCTGAACATCCTGAGCATGGCAGAGAACGTTCTGGCCCATCACGacaaggagctgctgcagcacctggTGGACTGTGGCATCACCTCACAG CTGTATGTGTGGCCCCTGCTGGAGACGTTGTTCTCAGAGGTTTTGACTCGTGATGAGTGGCTCCGACTCTTTGACTCGATCTTCTCCAACCATCCTTCATTCCTGCTCATGGCCTGCGTGGCCTACATCACCTGCTGCCGCGAGCCTCTCCTTCTGTGCTCCCAGAAACAGGACTTTGAG TATTTCTTCCACCACCGTAACAACCTGGATGTCGCTGCCATGATAAAGGAGGCCTATCGGCTCATGGGGAGCACACCAGCCGACATCCATCCCAGGACTATGCTTTCTGACTTTACGCCACTGACCAAAGGCCAGTACCCTGTGTTTAACCATTACCCAGAATTCATTGTGGAATACCAGAGTCGGGAGAGGGAGAAGATACGACTGCAGGAGATGGAATATCTCCGTGAGAG GCAGGAGGTGTCAGCCATGCGTGCGGATTTTGTGCGTCGACAAGCTGAAGAGGAGGCTTGTTATGCGCAACAG gagctgctgcagaaagcaGAGGAACAGCGCAGAAACATCCTGgcacaagaagaggaaaaactaACACAGCAGAGggcaaa GTTGGCAGCCatgaagagagagctgaaggTGAAGGAGATACAGCTGCTGGATGCAACCAGAAGCCGTTTCTTCAAAAACCAGCAGGACCTGAAGGCCTCGCAGATCCAAGAGCTAGAGCAGGAGATCAGCAGGAAG ATGGATCTGCGGGAGcgagaaacagctgcagcagttcagGATCTAGAAGTCAGACAGATGGAGCTGGAGGCTCAGAGGAAGCGGCTTGAACAG CACCTGTTGAAGGAGCAGGTGCGCATGGGACAGGAGGTTGAGAAGGAAGTGGGGATGAGGACGAGGACGGCGGATAGAGAGCAGGGGAGCTACACAGACCTGCTACACAGCAGCCAGGCAAACATGCAG gcctTGGAGGAGTCCCTGGCGGAGGCGTGCCAGCTGGGCCTGGAGTCAGACTGGCAGAGAGAGGTGGCGGAGCGCCTGCAGCAGGTGGATgcggagcaggagaggaagagggagagactgGCAGAGCTTCACAGGCGAACcttggcagaggaggagagactggCTGACACTGTGAGAGATGTGGCAGGAAGgaag TGGGATGAAGTGATGAGTGCCAGAGCTCAGTTACAAGAGCAGCAGCGGCCCCTGACTTCGGAAGATGCAG ACGGCCAGAGACAGACAAGGCCACTGTGTTTGACCAGAGGACTTCCTCTTAGACACAGTGCCTCCGCTGCCGTCTCTGTTGGAACCAGCACCGGCGGTCCAACAGCGAGACTCAACTGTGCCACCTCTCCAAAGCAGGCAGGAACCAACATGGTGTGTCTGAACAGCAGTTCACCTTCAGAGAGCACCTCCACCAACT tttcTCTGGACCGAGGCCGAGCCCAGCTAGACAGCAGCGAAAGAGAACTGCTGAAGGAAATCCGAGAGCTGAGGCAGAAGCTTGCAGCCAGAGCCAACGAGGGCAGCTCTGCATCCTCACAGTCTGTCCACGCactgtcctctgtctctcagtga
- the tbc1d31 gene encoding TBC1 domain family member 31 isoform X2, whose protein sequence is MEVTDIGNKEEGKVWHRKPTAGKGVLVTVVRTAQQAKAVHFLHVAFDTTGDTFLAGDHHGNIYVFDISRNRFCLVQKTGQACTALAFSLRRTTEFLVALADNTIKCFDKDTKQLVSWMRGHEGAVSSISVHSSGRYAISTSLDTAQLWDLDTFQRKRKLNIKQSVGIQRVFFLPLSNTILSCFSDDSIFAWESDTLFCKYQLPVPDRGPKISYKAFAVTRDGKSLAAGGRSNLLHLWCLDSRQLVRVIQMPTQVRTVRQLEFLPDSFDGGASQTLGVLSQDGMMRFINIHTCKLLFHMGSHDNAITTVTVSPNGRHVVAIMDNGSINVYSVQSLTQELNKPPPSQVAVVSGSDADQELSNLKVKVRSEVVQRPAKSSGRRTQNELPAGLNKKRLVALLKAFGEYPAKYRMFVWRSLLCLPENHASYSSLTDKGLHSAYLTLHDKYPIKSHKLQRGLQRVLSALAHWAAIFGEVEYLPLIAFPFVKLFQNNPMLCFEVVATVIVNWCQHWFEYFPNPPLNILSMAENVLAHHDKELLQHLVDCGITSQLYVWPLLETLFSEVLTRDEWLRLFDSIFSNHPSFLLMACVAYITCCREPLLLCSQKQDFEYFFHHRNNLDVAAMIKEAYRLMGSTPADIHPRTMLSDFTPLTKGQYPVFNHYPEFIVEYQSREREKIRLQEMEYLRERQEVSAMRADFVRRQAEEEACYAQQELLQKAEEQRRNILAQEEEKLTQQRAKLAAMKRELKVKEIQLLDATRSRFFKNQQDLKASQIQELEQEISRKMDLRERETAAAVQDLEVRQMELEAQRKRLEQHLLKEQVRMGQEVEKEVGMRTRTADREQGSYTDLLHSSQANMQALEESLAEACQLGLESDWQREVAERLQQVDAEQERKRERLAELHRRTLAEEERLADTVRDVAGRKWDEVMSARAQLQEQQRPLTSEDADGQRQTRPLCLTRGLPLRHSASAAVSVGTSTGGPTARLNCATSPKQAGTNMVCLNSSSPSESTSTNFSLDRGRAQLDSSERELLKEIRELRQKLAARANEGSSASSQSVHALSSVSQ, encoded by the exons ATTTTGTTTGGTGCAGAAGACGGGACAGGCATGCACTGCTCTGGCATTCAGCCTCCGCAGGACCACAGAGTTCCTTGTGGCTCTGGCTGACAACACCATCAAGTGCTTTGACAAAG ACACAAAGCAGCTGGTCAGTTGGATGCGAGGTCATGAGGGAGCAGTTTCATCCATCTCTGTCCACAGCTCTGGTCGCTACGCCATCAGCACCTCATTGGACACAGCTCAGCTCTGGGATCTGGACACCTTCCAAAGGAAGAGGAAGCTCAACATCAAACAGTCTGTTGGCATTCAGAGG gtgTTTTTCCTGCCTCTCAGTAACACCATCCTCAGCTGTTTCAGTGATGACTCCATCTTTGCTTGGGAGAGCGACACACTGTTCTGCAAATATCAGCTACCGGTCCCCGACCGCGGACCCAAAATCTCCTACAAGGCCTTCGCTGTCACACG TGATGGTAAGAGCCTTGCTGCTGGTGGGCGCTCCAACCTGCTCCACCTGTGGTGTCTGGACAGCAGACAGCTGGTCAGGGTGATTCAGATGCCCACCCAGGTCCGAACCGTGCGACAGCTGGAATTTCTGCCTGACAGCTTTGACGGAGGAGCCAGCCAG ACGCTTGGTGTACTGAGCCAGGACGGCATGATGCGCTTCATCAACATTCACACCTGCAAGCTGCTCTTCCACATGGGTTCCCATGACAACGCAATCACCACAGTGACGGTCAGCCCCAACGGCCGACATGTTGTGGCCATCATGGATAACGGCAGTATCAATGTCTACAGCGTTCAGAGTCTCACCCAGGAATTGAACAAG cctcctccctcccaaGTGGCAGTAGTATCTGGCAGTGATGCCGATCAGGAATTGTCTAACCTGAAGGTCAAAGTCAGGTCAGAGGTCGTTCAGAGACCAGCTAAGAGCTCAGGGAGGCGGACACAG AATGAACTGCCTGCTGGTCTGAACAAGAAGAGACTGGTGGCTCTGCTCAAGGCTTTTGGAGAATATCCTGCTAAATACAG GATGTTTGTATGGCGGTCTTTGTTGTGTCTCCCAGAGAACCACGCGTCATACAGCAGCCTGACTGACAAAGGACTGCATTCAGCCTACCTCACTCTGCATGATAAATATCCAATCAAAAGTCACAAGCTGCAGAGGGGACTGCAGAG ggtTTTGTCTGCCTTAGCTCACTGGGCAGCCATCTTTGGGGAGGTGGAGTACCTTCCCTTGATAGCCTTCCCTTTCGTCAAGCTCTTCCAGAACAACCCAATGCTCTGCTTCGAGGTGGTGGCCACTGTCATAG tgaACTGGTGTCAGCACTGGTTTGAGTACTTCCCCAACCCTCCTCTGAACATCCTGAGCATGGCAGAGAACGTTCTGGCCCATCACGacaaggagctgctgcagcacctggTGGACTGTGGCATCACCTCACAG CTGTATGTGTGGCCCCTGCTGGAGACGTTGTTCTCAGAGGTTTTGACTCGTGATGAGTGGCTCCGACTCTTTGACTCGATCTTCTCCAACCATCCTTCATTCCTGCTCATGGCCTGCGTGGCCTACATCACCTGCTGCCGCGAGCCTCTCCTTCTGTGCTCCCAGAAACAGGACTTTGAG TATTTCTTCCACCACCGTAACAACCTGGATGTCGCTGCCATGATAAAGGAGGCCTATCGGCTCATGGGGAGCACACCAGCCGACATCCATCCCAGGACTATGCTTTCTGACTTTACGCCACTGACCAAAGGCCAGTACCCTGTGTTTAACCATTACCCAGAATTCATTGTGGAATACCAGAGTCGGGAGAGGGAGAAGATACGACTGCAGGAGATGGAATATCTCCGTGAGAG GCAGGAGGTGTCAGCCATGCGTGCGGATTTTGTGCGTCGACAAGCTGAAGAGGAGGCTTGTTATGCGCAACAG gagctgctgcagaaagcaGAGGAACAGCGCAGAAACATCCTGgcacaagaagaggaaaaactaACACAGCAGAGggcaaa GTTGGCAGCCatgaagagagagctgaaggTGAAGGAGATACAGCTGCTGGATGCAACCAGAAGCCGTTTCTTCAAAAACCAGCAGGACCTGAAGGCCTCGCAGATCCAAGAGCTAGAGCAGGAGATCAGCAGGAAG ATGGATCTGCGGGAGcgagaaacagctgcagcagttcagGATCTAGAAGTCAGACAGATGGAGCTGGAGGCTCAGAGGAAGCGGCTTGAACAG CACCTGTTGAAGGAGCAGGTGCGCATGGGACAGGAGGTTGAGAAGGAAGTGGGGATGAGGACGAGGACGGCGGATAGAGAGCAGGGGAGCTACACAGACCTGCTACACAGCAGCCAGGCAAACATGCAG gcctTGGAGGAGTCCCTGGCGGAGGCGTGCCAGCTGGGCCTGGAGTCAGACTGGCAGAGAGAGGTGGCGGAGCGCCTGCAGCAGGTGGATgcggagcaggagaggaagagggagagactgGCAGAGCTTCACAGGCGAACcttggcagaggaggagagactggCTGACACTGTGAGAGATGTGGCAGGAAGgaag TGGGATGAAGTGATGAGTGCCAGAGCTCAGTTACAAGAGCAGCAGCGGCCCCTGACTTCGGAAGATGCAG ACGGCCAGAGACAGACAAGGCCACTGTGTTTGACCAGAGGACTTCCTCTTAGACACAGTGCCTCCGCTGCCGTCTCTGTTGGAACCAGCACCGGCGGTCCAACAGCGAGACTCAACTGTGCCACCTCTCCAAAGCAGGCAGGAACCAACATGGTGTGTCTGAACAGCAGTTCACCTTCAGAGAGCACCTCCACCAACT tttcTCTGGACCGAGGCCGAGCCCAGCTAGACAGCAGCGAAAGAGAACTGCTGAAGGAAATCCGAGAGCTGAGGCAGAAGCTTGCAGCCAGAGCCAACGAGGGCAGCTCTGCATCCTCACAGTCTGTCCACGCactgtcctctgtctctcagtga
- the LOC119006061 gene encoding protein FAM83C-like, translating into MDASSVSVLSYRRSKPQGKVRRRVQDLRIPASYFDFIASRPPLDLSHNESVRLAADSLLSRGLQGYHEVLEAEGEVDFLSELEKIYILENGRDGSTADPGESDDDDKEFESFSAGSQSATRCPMMSKDSEPSVAGLDLSSRRDVNTTGCVLEENKLKVYFRSDSRAAGMKDLVREFIRKATMALAIVIDSFSDVELLCDLLEASRKRNVSVHLLLDHLNLDLFVSVWQDLKLDSKNFPKLSVRSVRGQTYCAKTGRRLTGQIAESFIITDWTEVLTGSFSFSWLSWQVHRSLAVLLKGRAVVPFHQEFHRLYSSSASVPGFVTYISLPPHTTLHVARNESADVTKSKSSQTETVCQRVWDEDVQHIQATANMPVLSNPELECSKGHTQSLHRAGPGTHMHEKPPQPKPVVQPGALKTVSTGKTKPILGAVCTQPAAQEKGEPLEENKNKIKSHMNPLSQTNFSDIQFQLTSLTVTPTAEKNVKAQEPNPPHTASPRQGPRRAVHYQSLFKTAERPDLQSPHYGARELNQRTGDRLIKPLGTAAGLNPQRRQWYCSLNFKQKVDFVADRPTVPSPSTPQQKQSKTGVLFPSTHLRGHTPALQTGTRGQDQLLRPHQPLHQSHPTTEAPTAPTTVGTRLKPQLQSDSRLFSPATGTKLHVQPHTSQQVTPTPRLNWSHAARPRPVARHSSFGTTYGTGQQAGWRPFHSGMSPPLGRSQSMTDRQSAGFRGAGLNTNTTNT; encoded by the exons ATGGATGCCAGCAGTGTGTCCGTGCTGTCGTACAGGAGGTCAAAACCCCAGGGGAAGGTGAGGCGGCGGGTGCAAGACCTTCGTATTCCTGCCTCTTACTTTGACTTCATAGCCAGCAGACCCCCGTTGGACCTGAGCCACAATGAAAGCGTTCGGCTGGCAGCAGATTCCCTGCTCAGTCGGGGCTTACAGGGATACCACGAGGTGTTGGAGGCGGAGGGAGAAGTGGACtttctgtcagagctggagaagaTTTACATCCTGGAAAATGGCAGAGATGGCAGCACAG CTGATCCTGGTgaatctgatgatgatgacaaggAGTTTGAGAGCTTTTCTGCTGGCTCTCAGTCTGCCACACGATGTCCCATGATGTCCAAAGACAGTGAGCCCAGTGTGGCAGGTCTGGACCTGAGCAGTCGGAGAG ATGTGAACACCACTGGTTGTGTACTGGAAGAGAACAAACTTAAGGTCTATTTCCGGTCCGACAGCAGGGCGGCAGGAATGAAAGACCTGGTTAGAGAGTTCATCAGAAAGGCCACAatg GCCTTAGCCATAGTGATCGACAGCTTCAGTGATGtagagctgctgtgtgacctGCTGGAGGCgagcaggaagaggaatgtgtctgttcacctgctgctggaTCACCTCAACCTGGACCTGTTTGTCAGCGTGTGGCAGGACCTCAAGCTCGACAGCAAAAACTTTCCC aaaCTGTCAGTACGCAGCGTCAGAGGGCAGACCTACTGCGCGAAGACGGGCAGGAGGCTGACTGGTCAGATTGCTGAGAGTTTTATCATCACTGACTGGACTGAGGTGCTGACCGGCTCATTCAg CTTCTCCTGGCTGTCCTGGCAAGTCCATCGTAGTCTTGCTGTGCTTCTGAAGGGCAGAGCGGTCGTACCTTTCCATCAGGAATTCCACAGGCTGTACTCCAGCTCTGCATCAGTCCCTGGCTTTGTGACTTACATCAGTCTCCCTCCTCACACCACATTACATGTTGCTCGGAACGAGAGCGCCGATGTCACTAAGTCGAAATCAAGCCAGACCGAAACAGTGTGCCAGAGGGTTTGGGATGAAGATGTTCAACACATTCAGGCAACAGCAAACATGCCAGTTTTATCTAATCCAGAACTGGAGTGCAGCAAAGGTCACACTCAGTCTCTCCACAGAGCAGGCCCTggtacacacatgcacgaaAAACCTCCACAACCAAAACCTGTAGTTCAACCAGGAGCACTGAAGACTGTTTCTACGGGAAAGACAAAGCCTATACTAGGAGCTGTCTGCACCCAGCCTGCTGCACAAGAGAAAGGGGAACCTTTggaggagaacaaaaacaagatcaAGAGCCACATGAACCCCCTCAGTCAGACTAATTTCTCAGACATTCAGTTTCAGCTCACCAGCCTCACCGTCACCCCGACAGCTGAGAAGAATGTGAAAGCTCAAGAGCCAAACCCTCCTCACACTGCTTCCCCCAGACAGGGACCGCGGAGGGCTGTCCATTATCAATCACTTTTTAAGACGGCTGAAAGACCAGACCTTCAGTCCCCACATTATGGTGCTCGAGAGTTGAATCAGAGGACTGGAGACAGATTAATAAAGCCTCTGGGGACTGCTGCAGGTCTGAACCCGCAAAGACGACAATGGTACTGCTCACTAAACTTCAAACAAAAGGTGGACTTTGTAGCTGATCGTCCCACAGTCCCGTCTCCTTCCACACCACagcaaaaacaatcaaaaacaggCGTCCTGTTCCCTTCAACCCACTTAAGAGgacacacacctgctctgcaAACAGGAACCAGGGGGCAAGATCAGCTGCTGAGGCCCCACCAGCCTCTCCACCAGTCGCACCCAACCACAGAGGCTCCGACTGCACCAACTACCGTGGGCACTCGTCTCAAACCTCAGCTCCAGTCCGACTCCAGGCTGTTCTCACCAGCTACAGGAACCAAACTACATGTACAGCCTCACACCTCCCAGCAGGTGACACCCACTCCGAGGCTAAACTGGAGTCACGCCGCAAGACCCAGACCTGTGGCTCGCCACAGCTCCTTCGGCACCACCTACGGGACGGGACAGCAGGCGGGCTGGAGGCCGTTTCACAGCGGCATGAGTCCGCCATTAGGAAGGAGCCAGAGCATGACTGACAGACAGTCAGCAGGCTTCAGAGGAGCAGgtctcaacacaaacacaaccaacacCTGA
- the zgc:101716 gene encoding uncharacterized protein C8orf76 has product MEIFGSTFDDSVFLEAKSRVSVTLSPYNAKLCEPEWFCDSAALDTDDSLERQKVYKFRADLAVRQGNYQKALDAYSSCLEWIADNNLTIRRDVLEGMARCCTRLGQKDRALELAEILSKEASNTCHLTSLLLLKVTIYQHFGVVGSTMLCLQQLCNLLPFNPWHWYNLGQTCLQLLESKTTTGSCPPQRCESTEEQNDGETEEQQEAADCDEDRIWLKACTCFIRTRLLLRILRQQQSSFVLQRSENALQTTDDVLQRLNPKDSTLQAITEVMSEDLIPEKMREDNQDGESLTNFCLQSFRERWWNKILLTGALETDGSQHRVQTDT; this is encoded by the exons ATGGAGATATTTGGAAGCACGTTTGACGACTCGGTGTTTCTGGAGGCTAAAAGCCGAGTCTCCGTCACTCTGTCCCCCTATAACGCCAAACTGTGCGAACCGGAG TGGTTTTGTGACAGTGCTGCTCTCGATACAGACGACTCTTTAGAGAGGCAGAAAGTCTACAAGTTCAGAGCTGACCTGGCTGTGAGACAGGGGAACTATCAG AAAGCCTTAGATGCATACAGCAGCTGCCTGGAGTGGATCGCTGACAACAACCTGACCATCAGGAGAGATGTACTGGAGGGAATGGCCCGATGCTGCACCAGACTGGGACAGAAGGACAGGGCACTGGAGTTGGCAGAAATACTG AGTAAAGAAGCCTCCAACACCTGTCACCTGAccagcctcctgctgctcaaG GTCACCATCTACCAGCATTTTGGAGTGGTAGGATCCACAatgttgtgtctgcagcagctgtgtaaCCTGCTGCCCTTCAACCCCTGGCACTGGTACAACCTGGGACAGAcgtgtctgcagctgctggagagcaaaacaaccacag GATCATGTCCCCCACAGAGGTGTGAAtcaacagaggagcagaatgaTGGCGAGACTGAGGAACAACAGGAGGCCGCAGACTGTGATGAGGACAGAATCTGGCTGAAAGCTTGCACCTGTTTCATCAGGACGCG ACTTCTGTTGAGGATCCTTCGGCAGCAGCAGTCCTCCTTTGTGCTGCAGCGCAGTGAAAACGCCCTCCAGACAACAGATGATGTTTTACAGCGGCTAAATCCCAAAGACTCAACCCTGCAGGCTATCACTGAG GTGATGTCAGAGGACCTGATCCCAGAGAAAATGAGGGAGGACAACCAGGACGGGGAGAGTTTGACCAATTTTTGTCTTCAGAGCTTCAGGGAGCGCTGGTGGAACAAGATCTTACTGACTGGAGCCCTAGAGACTGACGGCAGTCAACATCGGGTGCAAACAGACACATAG